In Yarrowia lipolytica chromosome 1F, complete sequence, a genomic segment contains:
- a CDS encoding uncharacterized protein (Compare to YALI0F29711g, weakly similar to uniprot|O94343 Schizosaccharomyces pombe putative MSF transporter and uniprot|O94019 Candida albicans transport protein), with the protein MSKQPRDPPKVNIPPLSKRSPGCPLRPTQSSHETDVLGEQIQGSLVKASKEDYPGYLKTGPQSTRKESFFDPDFKVISIETGVVGSKDDISPGSEPPGTVLLETTLNNTTRHPTPSSDPNDPLNWKPWRKALNFFLVLFFTVVAFSCNCVATAFWGQLNTELGFSFDELNNGFALGIGGLGIGCPLFVPIAVKFGKRPVYLVATILVIVATFWQARMKYLHDYYAASFLEGLATSLCEAMIQMTIADLYFVHQRGTMNGIFMIIIAISNFLSLVPAGYIATNINWNTCFWILGGLGSGFLIVSVFCFEETKFERAEDDPRDIHELHPPQGKMKWQLRPYTITTGSWGDFFKTFYTPFVVLISFPIVLFVTLHYTFMLTWLAMCATTLANSFTQPPYEFSPEAIGNMNIAPFIGLLIGSFYGGWLNDKSMLYLTKRNHGVYEPEMRLYMLIPMCLIMTAGVFMFGLSIATGTHWAVPMVGLGVFAAGFGANGSITLTYLIDCYRDMISDAFIGIVVVRNIMSMVVTFCLSPWIDLNGLRNVFIIAGCLSLVPLVVTPFMIKYGKHLRRLSADKYNKNKGGI; encoded by the coding sequence ATGTCCAAACAGCCAAGAGATCCTCCAAAGGTCAATATACCACCACTCTCTAAACGATCTCCAGGATGCCCTTTACGTCCTACACAGAGCTCCCATGAGACAGACGTGCTCGGGGAACAGATTCAAGGTTCCCTGGTAAAAGcgtccaaggaggactaCCCAGGGTATCTGAAGACTGGCCCTCAGTCTACTAGAAAGGAGTCTTTCTTCGATCCGGACTTCAAGGTCATCTCCATTGAAACTGGCGTTGTTGGTTCTAAAGATGACATATCACCCGGCTCTGAACCTCCTGGCACAGTCCTTCTGGAAACAACCCTCAACAATACCACTCGTCACCCAACTCCCTCTTCAGACCCCAATGATCCACTCAACTGGAAACCATGGAGAAAGGCGCTGAACTTCTTCCTCGTTCTGTTCTTCACGGTTGTGGCTTTCTCATGCAATTGTGTGGCTACAGCGTTCTGGGGACAACTCAACACAGAACTAGGCTTCTCCTTTGATGAGCTGAACAACGGGTTTGCTCTGGGCATCGGAGGTCTTGGAATCGGGTGTCCATTGTTTGTGCCTATCGCTGTAAAGTTCGGAAAGAGACCAGTTTACCTAGTCGCCACGATTCTTGTGATCGTTGCCACCTTCTGGCAGGCAAGGATGAAGTACCTTCACGATTACTACGCTGCTTCTTTTCTCGAAGGACTGGCTACGTCGCTCTGTGAAGCCATGATTCAGATGACTATTGCTGATCTGTACTTTGTTCATCAGAGAGGAACCATGAATGGCATCTTCATGATCATCAttgccatctccaacttccTGTCCCTGGTTCCCGCAGGCTATATTGCTACCAACATAAACTGGAACACCTgcttctggatcttggGAGGTCTAGGGAGTGGTTTCTTGATAGTTTCCGTATTCTGCTTCGAAGAGACCAAATTTGAGCGAGCAGAGGATGATCCAAGAGATATACATGAACTCCATCCACCTCAAGGCAAGATGAAGTGGCAACTAAGACCTTACACTATCACTACTGGGTCATGGGGTGACTTCTTCAAGACATTCTACACACCTTTTGTCGTTTTAATCTCGTTTCCGATTGTTCTCTTTGTAACCTTGCACTACACATTCATGCTCACCTGGCTGGCAATGTGTGCTACCACTCTTGCAAACTCGTTCACTCAACCTCCCTATGAGTTCTCCCCAGAAGCAATTGGAAACATGAACATAGCTCCATTTATTGGTCTGTTAATTGGCTCTTTCTATGGAGGCTGGCTTAATGACAAAAGCATGTTGTATCTCACCAAGCGTAACCATGGAGTCTATGAACCAGAGATGAGACTCTATATGCTCATTCCCATGTGCCTCATAATGACCGCCGGCGTATTCATGTTTGGGTTGTCTATTGCCACTGGAACACATTGGGCAGTTCCAATGGTCGGACTGGGTGTTTTTGCAGCTGGTTTTGGGGCTAATGGAAGCATCACACTCACTTACCTCATTGACTGTTACAGGGATATGATTTCTGATGCCTTCATTGGTATTGTTGTGGTCAGAAACATCATGTCTATGGTTGTTACTTTCTGTCTTTCACCTTGGATTGATTTGAATGGTCTCAGAAACGTCTTCATAATCGCTGGTTGTCTATCTCTCGTTCCACTAGTTGTAACACCGTTCATGATCAAGTATGGAAAGCATCTGAGACGCCTGAGTGCAGATAAATACAACAAGAATAAGGGGGGTATTTAG
- a CDS encoding uncharacterized protein (Compare to YALI0F29667g, weakly similar to DEHA0G24948g Debaryomyces hansenii and CA2251|IPF12845 Candida albicans IPF12845 unknown function) yields MMFRRITPVARRVIARDASKHALGIRGRALRPIVNSITTRKVHSVSQLNSARVALAAVPHNFHTQLLKRRYSALSSECRELTYPDIKALSDNILKGDNDNVILVDVREPDEFKAGHIPGAINIPVKSTPGALSLSAEEFEGTFGFPKPDINDELVFYCQAGIRSAKAESLAETCGYQLRANYPGSYNDWLAHQK; encoded by the coding sequence ATGATGTTCCGAAGAATTACACCCGTTGCTCGACGAGTGATTGCTCGAGACGCTTCCAAGCACGCCCTCGGAATCCGAGGCCGAGCTCTGCGACCCATTGtcaactccatcaccacccgAAAGGTCCACTCCGTGTCCCAGCTCAACTCCGCCCGAGTGGCCCTCGCCGCTGTGCCCCACAACTTCCATACTcagctgctcaagcgaCGATATTCCGCCCTGTCTTCTGAATGCCGAGAACTTACCTACCCCGACATCAAGGCCCTGTCTGacaacattctcaagggcgacaacgacaacgtGATCCTCGTGGACGTGCGAGAGCCCGATGAGTTCAAGGCCGGCCACATCCCCGGAGccatcaacatccccgTCAAGTCTActcctggagctctgtctctgtctgccgaggagtttgagggaACCTTTGGTTTCCCCAAGCCCGACATTAACGACGAGCTTGTCTTCTACTGCCAGGCTGGTATCCGATCCGCAAAGGCCGAGTCTCTCGCTGAGACCTGTGGCTACCAGCTGCGAGCCAACTACCCCGGCTCCTACAACGACTGGCTCGCCCACCAGAAGTAA
- a CDS encoding mitochondrial 54S ribosomal protein mL53 (Compare to YALI0F29678g, gnl|GLV|YALI0F29678g [Yarrowia lipolytica] similar to uniprot|P19956 Saccharomyces cerevisiae YMR225C Mitochondrial 60S ribosomal protein L44 (YmL44), similar to Saccharomyces cerevisiae MRPL44 (YMR225C); ancestral locus Anc_8.749), protein MITKYFTNIAVQFKASSAGAHTARTFLAAIPLSAKTGGTKIVAKVLPEAGNGEDKIEVKFKDGHVIKVDPKLGKFVDLSRQFDSHSQKLKIAEKIDA, encoded by the exons ATGATCACCAAGTATTTCACCAATATTGCTGTGCAGTTCAAGGCCAGCAGTGCTGGAG CTCACACCGCTCGAACTTTTCTCGCAGCAATTCCTCTGTCTGCTAAGACTGGAGGAACCAAAATTGTTGCCAAGGTTCTGCCCGAGGCCGGAAACGGCGAGGACAAGATCGAggtcaagttcaaggacgGCCACGTGATCAAGGTCGACCCCAAGCTAGGCAAGTTTGTTGATCTCAGCCGTCAGTTTGATTCTCACTCtcagaagctcaagatTGCTGAGAAGATTGACGCCTAA
- a CDS encoding uncharacterized protein (Compare to YALI0F29689g, some similarities with uniprot|P38316 Saccharomyces cerevisiae YBR217w APG12 component of the autophagic system, similar to Saccharomyces cerevisiae ATG12 (YBR217W); ancestral locus Anc_6.113), with protein MIESDSDTSDDAPQEYVSASANIPAQFELATAHMKATPEPQPTQQPDAEALHDDDPLTTTQDHPTGPSATASDTIDSTPQPMAPATLSASAVLPSLPSDTAALLETFSQQLQQSNVKCQLKFRPIGGATPSLKQSVYKIAETQQFGVVVKFLRKQLKIKNSQSSQIFCYISSFAPGLDETVGSLYNRYAIRGELTISYCLNQAFG; from the coding sequence ATGATCGAAAGTGACTCAGACACCAGCGACGACGCTCCCCAGGAGTACGTCTCGGCGTCTGCTAACATTCCTGCGCAATTTGAACTCGCCACAGCACATATGAAGGCTACTCCAGAGCCCCAACCAACCCAACAGCCCGATGCAGAGGCGTTGCATGATGATGACCCCTTAACGACCACACAGGACCATCCAACGGGCCCCTCGGCTACTGCGTCCGACACAATCGACTCCACACCGCAACCAATGGCTCCGGCCACTCTCTCAGCTTCAGCTGTGCTCCCTTCACTTCCTTCAGATACAGCTGCCCTCCTAGAGACGTTCTCACAACAGTTGCAGCAATCAAACGTCAAATGCCAGCTTAAATTCCGACCAATTGGAGGAGCCACGCCTTCTCTAAAGCAATCTGTGTACAAAATCGCCGAGACTCAGCAGTTTGGGGTTGTGGTCAAGTTTCTGAGAAAACAACTGAAGATCAAAAACTCCCAGAGCTCCCAGATATTCTGCTACATATCATCGTTTGCACCGGGACTAGATGAGACGGTAGGCTCGTTATACAACAGATACGCTATCAGAGGAGAACTCACTATTTCATACTGCTTGAACCAAGCCTTTGGCTGA
- a CDS encoding uncharacterized protein (Compare to YALI0F29645g, similar to Saccharomyces cerevisiae DUG3 (YNL191W); ancestral locus Anc_2.60, similar to uniprot|P53871 Saccharomyces cerevisiae YNL191w unknown function): MCRFLIFKGKEPILLAHLLTRPAHSIINQSFDSRLRLDMTRPINGDGFGVGYYTMDRDLELDAGPCVFCAITPAWNNTNLARLANKTKSDLVFAHVRASTSGTLSETNCHPFAYHNFMFMHNGNLSGFSKIKTRLVRLMDEEYFNVIEGGTDSEWAFALFLDTLNKLGCDPARTDIHHPHAKIREAIIKTIEIIKEVTKSVGVTDSEPSLLNFAVTDGETVVCSRYITSKTEEAASLHFSSGSSFFEYKPGQYRMERHDKSQNIIMVASEPLTFERGDWITIPTNTIVTLTNQNVLLHPVIDEYYVKDPTHRRSSALAESKGLASPVHMINNPPGVPPLGREGRDIVEEVIA, encoded by the exons atGTGTCGATTTCTGATTTTCAAGG GAAAGGAGCCTATTCTCTTGGCTCATCTACTGACCCGCCCAGCACATTCCATCATCAA CCAATCCTTTGACAGTCGTCTGCGACTCGATATGACCCGGCCTATCAACGGGGATGGTTTTGGAGTCGGATATTACACCATGGATCGTGATCTGGAACTAGACGCTGGACCCTGCGTCTTCTGTGCGATCACTCCTGCCTGgaacaacaccaacctcGCCCGACTCGCCAACAAGACTAAGAGTGACCTTGTCTTTGCCCACGTGAGAGCCTCTACTTCCGGTACTCTCTCCGAGACCAACTGCCACCCCTTTGCCTACCACAACTTCATGTTCATGCACAACGGAAACCTGAGTGGCTTCAGCAAAATCAAGACACGGCTTGTTCGGCTCATGGACGAGGAGTACTTCAACGTTATCGAGGGAGGAACCGATTCAGAGTGGGCCTTTGCTCTGTTCCTGGATACCCTGAACAAACTGGGCTGTGATCCTGCTCGAACTGATATCCACCACCCTCATGCCAAGATTCGAGAGGCTATCATCAAGACAATTGagatcatcaaggaggtcaCCAAGAGCGTTGGAGTCACCGATTCCGAGCCCAGCTTGCTCAACTTCGCCGTCACTGACGGAGAGACGGTTGTATGCTCTCGATACATCACTTCCAAAACAGAGGAGGCTGCCTCTTTGCATTTCTCTTCGGGATCAAGCTTCTTTGAGTATAAGCCTGGCCAGTACCGAATGGAGCGACACGACAAGTCGCAGAACATTATCATGGTTGCCTCTGAGCCCCTCACTTTTGAGAGAGGAGACTGGATCACCATCCCGACAAACACCATCGTCACACTAACCAACCAGAACGTGTTGCTGCATCCCGTTATTGACGAGTACTACGTGAAAGACCCCACTCATCGACGAAGCAGTGCTCTAGCTGAGTCCAAGGGTCTGGCTTCTCCTGTTCACATGATCAACAACCCTCCTGGGGTGCCTCCACTGGGAAGAGAGGGACGAGATattgttgaggaggttATTGCATGA
- a CDS encoding uncharacterized protein (Compare to YALI0F29623g, weakly similar to ca|CA3761|CaIFR3 Candida albicans unknown function) yields the protein MLAVVSENHKLYLRNTPKAKIAAPNDILVKVDYAAQNPIDVILNDNKMLKDGKISGNDFAGTVVAIGSSVRDRTLVGKRIASFADGHNNDYPSGSFADYAIAKDGIYTVLPDSVSSVEAATIPLAYVTAVHGLYTSARLDLEGKPAQTILVWGGNSSVGRYALQLAKLNGHHVLTTANGGNNEELIKLGADKVYNYRDTDVVDKIKADYGPIKYIFDAIGTASSASACAKSAADPSHYTTVRPDAAHTKEFPSYITVSTIIVYQVFFTDTEEAVVGDKYLTDAYTWLKSKKLVCNVPKLVGGLDKIEEGYQLHRKYQIKGVKLVYRVGEVGRL from the coding sequence ATGCTAGCAGTCGTCTCTGAAAATCACAAGCTCTATCTTCGAAATACGCCAAAGGCGAAGATTGCTGCTCCTAACGATATTCTCGTCAAGGTGGATTATGCCGCACAGAACCCCATTGATGTGATTCTTAATGACAACAAGATGTTGAAAGATGGCAAGATATCAGGAAATGACTTTGCAGGAACCGTTGTTGCCATTGGATCTAGTGTACGAGATCGAACGCTGGTGGGGAAACGAATCGCTTCCTTTGCTGATGGTCACAACAATGACTACCCTTCGGGTTCCTTTGCCGACTACGCCATTGCGAAAGATGGTATCTATACAGTGCTACCTGACTCAGTGAGTAGTGTCGAAGCCGCTACAATTCCTTTAGCATACGTTACTGCTGTCCACGGTCTTTACACCTCGGCTCGGCTCGATCTAGAAGGGAAACCAGCACAAACTATTCTCGTATGGGGAGGTAACTCGTCCGTGGGTAGATATGCACTCCAACTGGCCAAGCTCAATGGCCACCACGTTCTCACTACAGCCAACGGAGGCAATAACGAAGAGCTGATTAAACTCGGCGCGGACAAAGTGTACAACTACCGAGATACAGATGTGgtcgacaagatcaaggctGATTATGGTCCCATCAAGTATATTTTCGACGCCATTGGAAcagcttcttcagcttctgCATGTGCCaaatctgctgctgatcCCAGTCACTACACCACTGTCAGACCGGATGCAGCACATACAAAAGAATTCCCGAGTTACATTACCGTTTCGACCATCATTGTGTACCAGGTGTTCTTCACAGATACGGAAGAGGCAGTTGTTGGAGATAAGTATCTAACGGATGCATATACGTGGCTGAAGAGCAAAAAGCTGGTCTGCAATGTTCCAAAACTTGTTGGAGGCTtggacaagattgaggaaGGATACCAGCTTCATCGAAAGTACCAGATCAAGGGAGTGAAACTCGTTTACCGAGTAGGTGAGGTGGGGCGACTCTAG